One region of Rhodocaloribacter litoris genomic DNA includes:
- a CDS encoding sigma-70 family RNA polymerase sigma factor produces the protein MTRLPNLDATGLLRAFSAGDRSALDRLMPLIYEQLRDLAHRHLRRERSGHLLSTTALVHEAYLKLIDINQVAWQDRSHFLAMASRAMRRLLVDYARERQTRKRGGDYQRVDLTEVRLLADEQVETVLALEEALQHLTRLDPRKGSVVEYRYFGGLTNEEIAAALGVSLATVKRDLTFARAWLARALGDDPAAAL, from the coding sequence GTGACCCGTCTTCCGAATCTTGATGCCACCGGGCTACTCCGGGCCTTCAGCGCCGGCGACCGCAGCGCCCTGGACCGGCTCATGCCGCTGATCTACGAGCAGCTTCGTGATCTGGCTCACCGGCATCTGCGCCGCGAGCGCTCCGGTCACCTCCTGTCCACCACCGCCCTCGTGCACGAAGCGTACCTGAAGCTGATCGACATCAACCAGGTGGCGTGGCAGGACCGGTCGCATTTCCTCGCGATGGCCTCGCGAGCCATGCGGCGGCTGCTGGTGGATTATGCCCGGGAGCGCCAGACCCGGAAGCGCGGCGGAGACTACCAGCGGGTCGATCTGACGGAGGTACGCCTGCTGGCCGACGAGCAGGTAGAAACCGTGCTGGCCCTTGAAGAAGCCCTGCAGCACCTCACCCGGCTCGACCCCCGCAAGGGTAGCGTTGTCGAGTACCGGTACTTCGGGGGGCTGACCAACGAGGAGATCGCCGCCGCGCTCGGTGTCTCGCTCGCCACCGTCAAGCGCGATCTGACTTTTGCCCGTGCCTGGCTGGCCCGTGCCCTCGGCGACGACCCGGCCGCCGCGCTCTGA